In Deinococcota bacterium, a single genomic region encodes these proteins:
- a CDS encoding mercuric reductase → MNDSSYDFLIIGGGQAGIPLAQALAKAGRRVALAERKHLGGSCVNFGCTPTKAVLASARVAQLARRGAEFGLEIPEVRVNFGAVLKRAKDILMESRSGLEKSMAGDNPKLLRGHARFTGKAAGGFRLRVGEQEVSAQQVVVNTGTRDLVPRVEGLGDIEIIHAGNWLEQDRLPEHLVVMGGGYIGVEMSQFYRRMGSRVTVVEGNRQILGHEDEEVAEALRRLLEAEGVTFKLGAKVARVARDGEGIRVALEGDQAIDASHLFVATGRKPNTDDLGLGTVGVKITDKGILEADERLATNVPGIWAAGDVRGGPMFTHTAYHDYRVLESQLLEGGARTTNRVVPYAVFTDPELGRVGMTEGEAREAGKRVKVARYEMKKNGKAREIGESEGFIKVIAEEGGNNILGAAVLAAEGAELVHMYIDLMNAGAPYTVIQNALHIHPTLAEAVQSALGEFA, encoded by the coding sequence ATGAACGACTCGAGCTACGATTTTTTGATCATCGGCGGCGGCCAGGCCGGGATTCCCCTAGCGCAGGCGCTCGCCAAGGCCGGCAGGCGCGTCGCCCTGGCCGAGCGCAAGCACCTAGGCGGCTCCTGCGTCAACTTCGGCTGCACGCCCACCAAGGCCGTCCTGGCCTCGGCGCGAGTAGCCCAGCTGGCCCGGCGCGGCGCGGAGTTCGGCTTGGAGATTCCCGAGGTCAGGGTGAACTTCGGGGCCGTCCTAAAGCGTGCCAAGGACATCCTGATGGAGTCGCGCAGTGGGCTCGAGAAGAGCATGGCGGGCGACAACCCCAAGCTCCTGCGCGGTCACGCCCGCTTTACCGGCAAGGCCGCGGGGGGCTTCAGGCTGAGGGTGGGGGAGCAGGAGGTCAGCGCTCAGCAGGTGGTCGTCAACACCGGCACCCGCGACCTCGTCCCGAGGGTCGAGGGACTGGGAGATATCGAGATCATCCACGCCGGCAACTGGCTCGAGCAGGACAGGCTGCCCGAGCACCTGGTCGTCATGGGCGGCGGCTATATCGGCGTCGAGATGAGCCAGTTCTACCGCCGCATGGGCAGCCGGGTGACGGTCGTCGAGGGCAACAGGCAGATTCTGGGCCACGAGGACGAGGAGGTCGCGGAAGCGTTGCGGCGCCTCCTGGAGGCCGAGGGCGTCACCTTCAAGTTGGGCGCCAAGGTCGCTCGCGTCGCGCGCGACGGCGAAGGGATTCGCGTGGCGCTCGAGGGCGACCAGGCTATTGACGCCAGTCACCTCTTCGTCGCCACCGGCCGCAAGCCCAACACCGACGACTTGGGGTTGGGGACCGTCGGCGTCAAGATCACCGACAAGGGCATCCTCGAGGCCGACGAGCGCCTCGCCACCAATGTACCAGGTATCTGGGCCGCGGGCGATGTGCGCGGCGGGCCGATGTTCACCCACACCGCCTACCACGACTACCGGGTGCTCGAGTCACAGCTCCTGGAGGGCGGCGCGCGCACCACCAACCGGGTCGTGCCCTACGCGGTCTTCACCGACCCCGAGCTGGGCCGGGTGGGCATGACCGAGGGGGAAGCGCGCGAGGCCGGCAAGAGGGTCAAGGTCGCGCGTTACGAGATGAAAAAGAACGGCAAGGCGCGCGAGATCGGTGAAAGCGAGGGCTTTATCAAGGTGATCGCGGAAGAGGGCGGCAACAACATCCTCGGCGCGGCAGTGCTCGCCGCCGAGGGCGCCGAGCTGGTGCATATGTACATCGACCTGATGAACGCAGGCGCGCCCTACACGGTCATCCAGAACGCCCTGCACATCCATCCCACCCTGGCCGAAGCGGTGCAGAGCGCGCTCGGCGAGTTCGCTTAG
- a CDS encoding DUF5911 domain-containing protein has product MLQPDLLRPDILQPDLLQPDIRDLGLIGDRRTVALVTRARAVVWYCPGRFDEPSLLAALLDAGRGGAWTLEGADLSPTGRRYQEESGVLETRLALTGGELTLTDFMPLGERTPRGLCRLVSEAPSPRWPTF; this is encoded by the coding sequence GTGCTACAGCCCGACCTCCTACGGCCCGATATCCTACAGCCCGACCTCCTACAGCCCGATATCCGCGACCTGGGCCTGATCGGCGACCGGCGCACGGTCGCGCTGGTCACCAGGGCGCGCGCGGTCGTCTGGTACTGCCCGGGACGCTTCGATGAGCCCTCGCTCCTGGCCGCGCTCCTGGACGCGGGACGGGGCGGAGCCTGGACGCTCGAGGGAGCGGACCTCTCCCCCACGGGCCGCCGCTACCAAGAGGAGAGCGGGGTGCTCGAGACGCGGCTCGCGCTGACGGGAGGCGAGCTGACCCTCACCGACTTCATGCCGCTGGGCGAGAGGACACCGCGCGGTCTCTGCCGGCTCGTTTCCGAGGCGCCGTCTCCGCGCTGGCCGACTTTTTGA
- the tmpR gene encoding bifunctional dihydropteridine reductase/dihydrofolate reductase TmpR: MPSALVTGSAKGIGKALLLALAEDDYDVAVHYRSSLEEAEGVAEEARGHGVRALVLQADVTKPEEAHGLVTAAHEEFGGLDVLVNNVGNYHKGKLAEHSLESWHEMFDSNLHATFYTCQAAVPLMRAGGRILNIGYAGAHNLVARPGVVAYAIAKTGVILYSKALAHAEAKRGITVNVISPGVMENSVTKPPKLPMGREGSLIELVAAARYFLSDEARYVTGANLEVAGGWNL, from the coding sequence ATGCCGTCCGCCCTCGTCACCGGCTCCGCCAAGGGCATCGGCAAGGCCCTCCTGCTCGCCCTAGCGGAGGACGACTACGACGTGGCGGTGCACTACCGCTCGAGCCTCGAGGAAGCCGAAGGCGTCGCCGAGGAGGCGCGCGGCCACGGGGTCAGGGCACTCGTGCTCCAGGCCGACGTGACAAAACCGGAGGAGGCCCATGGACTCGTTACCGCCGCGCACGAGGAGTTCGGCGGCCTGGACGTGCTCGTCAACAACGTCGGCAACTACCATAAGGGCAAGCTGGCGGAGCACAGCCTGGAAAGCTGGCACGAGATGTTCGACAGCAACCTGCACGCCACCTTCTACACCTGTCAGGCCGCCGTCCCGCTCATGCGGGCGGGCGGGCGCATCCTCAACATCGGCTACGCGGGCGCGCACAACCTGGTCGCCAGACCGGGCGTCGTGGCCTACGCGATCGCCAAGACCGGGGTGATCCTCTACAGCAAGGCGCTCGCTCACGCGGAGGCGAAGCGTGGCATCACCGTCAACGTGATCAGTCCGGGGGTGATGGAGAACAGCGTGACGAAGCCCCCGAAGTTGCCGATGGGCCGCGAGGGCAGCCTGATTGAACTCGTCGCGGCGGCGCGCTACTTCTTGAGCGACGAGGCCCGCTACGTCACCGGCGCCAACTTGGAGGTCGCCGGGGGCTGGAATCTCTAA
- a CDS encoding glycoside hydrolase family 15 protein, which translates to MSEHWQEPDYGPWEERERRQYTASKVIVACGLDSLADFAESEPQWRRWREAVGTIRDFVARECLTSEGAYAAVAGGEAVDVSAALFPIWAYTKADSPEMLATMNALERDHAAGHLYRRHLERFGAKEGAFLAGTLWVAQYWVMRGDPKRAQAILDAALAGANDLGLFAEELDPESGEMLGNFPQTFVHAAFIGAVVDLRERLEQA; encoded by the coding sequence TTGAGTGAGCACTGGCAGGAGCCCGACTACGGCCCCTGGGAGGAACGCGAAAGGCGGCAATACACCGCCAGCAAGGTGATCGTCGCCTGCGGCCTGGACTCGCTCGCCGACTTTGCCGAAAGCGAGCCGCAGTGGCGACGCTGGCGCGAGGCGGTAGGAACCATCCGCGACTTCGTGGCCCGCGAATGCCTGACCAGCGAGGGCGCCTACGCGGCGGTGGCGGGCGGCGAGGCGGTGGACGTGTCGGCGGCGCTCTTTCCCATCTGGGCCTATACCAAGGCCGACAGTCCGGAGATGCTCGCCACCATGAACGCCCTGGAGCGCGACCATGCGGCGGGCCACCTCTACCGCCGCCACCTCGAGCGCTTTGGTGCCAAGGAGGGCGCCTTTTTGGCCGGCACCCTGTGGGTGGCGCAGTACTGGGTGATGCGCGGCGACCCCAAACGCGCCCAGGCCATTCTGGACGCGGCCCTCGCGGGCGCCAACGATCTCGGCCTCTTCGCCGAGGAGCTCGATCCCGAAAGCGGCGAGATGCTCGGCAACTTCCCGCAGACCTTTGTCCACGCCGCCTTTATCGGCGCGGTGGTGGACCTGAGGGAGAGGCTCGAGCAGGCCTAG